GCGCGGTCCAGGCGCCTGCCAAAGACGCCATGTGCAGGCCGTCGCGAGTGTTGTGGTGCAGGTCGCGCAGATCGATGAGCGCGGCCTCGTACGCGTAGTCATGTGCGAGTTCGAGATGGCCGACGTCGGCGCACATCACCGCCTGGGTACACGCCGACAGCGATGAGTCGCGCGTAGTGCGGCGCTCGTAGTAGTCGACGTTGCGCGCCCTCTGTTCGGGGGTGAACGCGTGGCTCTGCCACTGCATGGCCAACACCAGATCCGCCTGTTTGATCACCTGCGCCGGGTACAGCCGTACATACGGTTCGTGCAACAGCAGGGGATATTCGGTGTTGGACGTGAAGTCCCACTCCCGGAGGGTGGTGAAACCGGCGCACTGCGGATGGACACCGAGTTCGTCGTCGAAGGGGATGAACGCGTCGTCGGCGGCAGTGCGCCAATCGGCCATCTCCGCCTCGGTGACGCCCAGTCCCTCGGCGCGGTCGGGGTGGCGAAGGCAGGCCTCGGCCGCGGCCCGAAGGTTATGTGCCGCCATCAGATTGGTGAACACGTTGTCCCGCACGACCGCCGTGTACTCGTCGGGTCCCGTGACCCCGTCGATGTGCCACACGCCGTGCCGGTCGTGATGTCCGAGCGACAGCCACAACCGCGCCGTCTCCACGAGAACCGCCAGCCCGCACTCGGCTTCCAGGGAATCGTCACCCGTCACGATGCGATACCGCTCGAATGCCATGGCGATGTCGGCGTTCACGTGCCAGCCGGCCGTACCGGCGGGCCAGTACGCCGAGCACTCCTCGCCGCGGATGGTGCGCCACGGGAACGCGGCTCCGGTGAGGTCGAGTTGTGCGGCTCGTTCCCTGGCGAGATCCAGCGTCGAGGCCCGCCACCTCAACGCGTCCGCCGCGGCATATGGCGCCGTGTAGGTCAGGAGCGGCAGCACGAAACCCTCTGTGTCCCAGAACGCGTGACCGTCGTACCCGGTGCCCGTCAGCCCCTTGCCCGGAATGGCCCGACGTTCGGCGCGCGCACTGGCCTGCAGAACGTGGAACAGTCCGAACCGCACCGCCTGCTGGCTGTCGGGGTCGCCCTCGACCTCGACATCGGCGCAGTCCCAGAAGTCGTCGAGATACTCGCGCTGGGACTTGAGCAGTCCCTCCCATCCCGTGTAGCGCGCACCGCTGACCGCTGCGGCGGCCTGGTCCCGCAGCGCGGGCCGCGATCTCAGGCTCGACCACCCGTAGGCGAGGTATTTCACGATGCGTAGCCGTTGACCCGGTCGCAGACCGCAGATCACGGTGGTGGTCGCCCAGTCCTCGCCCGCCCCGGTGGTCACTTCGACCCGGCCGGGGACCTCGACGTCGTGAGACATCGCCGCGGCCATCAGCAGCTGGCTGGCCCGTGTGCGGTGTAGCAGGATGGCGCCGCGTTCGGAGTGCTCGTGCCCGACGGCCTCCAACGGTTTGTCGAGCACGGCCGCCACTCTGGGGTCGTCTTCGGAGGAGGGGAGCTGCTCGTTGGCGACCAGCTCGGACTGGACGGTGACGCGGGTGAACTCGTCGACCGCCTCGACGGTGTACTCGATCGCTGCGACACTGCGCTGCGCCAGCGACACCAGCCGGGTCGTGACGATCTTGACCTGCTTGCCCGCCGGGGAGCGCCAATGTGCGGTGCGGGTCAGCGTGCCGGCGCGCAGATCCAGAACGCGTTCATGCTCGAGCAGGTCGCCGTACCGGACATCGAAGGGTTCGTCGTCGACGAGCAGGCGGACGATCTTGCCGTTGGTGACGTTGACGATCGTCTGGCCCGCCTCGGGATAACCGAACCCCGCCTCGGCGTAGGGCAACGGGCGTACCTCGTAGTACGAGTTCAGGTAGGTGCCGGGAAGGCCGTGCGGTTCACCCTCTTCGAGGTTTCCTCGCATGCCGATGTGGCCGTTGGACAGCGCAAACAGTGATTCGGATTCGTCCAACAGGCTTAGGTCTAACGAGGTTTCACGAATGTGCCACGGTTCGACTATGAAGTTTTCGCCGGTGATCATCGCGACATCAACTCTGCGAGGTCGGCCACCACCACGTCGGCACCGTTGCGCCGCAACGCCTCTGCGTGGCCCACCCGGTCGACACCGACGACGTATCCGAAATCTCCCGCACGGCCCGCCTCGACGCCGGAGAGCGCATCCTCGAACACGGCCGCCTCGGCAGGGGTGACTCCGAGCAGTTCTGCCGCGCGCAGAAACGAGTCCGGAGCGGGCTTGCCCGCGATGTTCTGCTCCCGCAGCGTCACGCCGTCCACGCGTTGCTGGACGAATTTGTCGAGCCCCGTCAGCTCTAGCACCTGGCGGGTGTTCGCGCTGGACGACACCACCGCCGTGCCGAACCCCGCGTTCACCACGGCCTCGAGGTAGCGGCGAGATCCGTCGAAGACCTCGACCCCGTCGGTCTGCAGGGTGTGCTGGAACGCCTCGTTCTTGCGGTTTCCGAGCCCGAAGACGGTCTGGGCGTCCGGAGCGTCATCCGGGGCACCGTCGGGCAGCGTGATACCTCTGCTGGCGAGAAAGGACCGGACCCCGTCCTCGCGCTTCTTGCCGTCGACGTACTTCAGGTAATCGGAGTCGACGTCGAACGGCACGAATTGGGTTCCCGCCTGCTCTGCCTGCGCCTCGAGAAAGTTGTCGAACATCAGCTTCCAGGCCTTTTTGTGCACGCTGGCGGTGTCTGTCAGCACGCCATCGAGGTCGAAAAGTGTGGCACGGATCCGTTCGGGTAGACCGAGCACTGGGTACCTCGCTTTGGCTTCTCGGGTGCGTGCTTCCAGTTCACCATTCCCAATTTCGTCCGTGGGCATACTTGGGCATGGATCTGACGGGCGTGCGCTGGGATGCGAGCGAAGAAGGTTCGTCGGTGCTGTGGAGTCGCTGACTAGACTGACCGGGTGACAACAGGTTCTCCCCGGCCCGTGCTGGTCGTCGACTTCGGAGCGCAATATGCGCAGTTGATCGCCCGCCGCGTCCGCGAAGCGCGGGTCTATTCCGAGGTGATTCCGCACACCGCGACGGTCGAGGAGATCAAGGCACGCGATCCGCAGGCGATCGTACTGTCGGGCGGTCCCGCGAGTGTGTACGAAGACGGTGCCCCGCAGCTGAATGCCGAGGTGTTCGACCTGGGGGTACCGGTTTTCGGCATCTGCTACGGCTTTCAGGCGATGGCCCAGGCGCTCGGCGGAACCGTCGCCCGGACCGGCACTAGTGAGTTCGGCCGCACGGAGCTGGAAGTGACTGGGGGAGACCTTCATTCCGATCTGCCCACCACCCAGCCGGTGTGGATGAGCCATGGAGACGCCGTGACCGTCGCCCCCGAGGGCTTCGATGTGGTAGCCACCAGCTCCGGTGCGCCCGTCGCCGCGTTCGAGAACCGGGCCAAGGGCCTGGCAGGCGTGCAGTACCACCCCGAGGTGATGCACACCCCGCATGGTCAGCAGATTCTCAGTCGATTCCTGCACGAATTCGCGGGTATCGACTCGACGTGGACGCCTGCGAACATCGCCGATGCGCTCGTCGAGCAGGTGCGTGAGCAGATCGGCGACGGGCGCGCGATCTGCGGTCTGTCCGGCGGCGTGGACTCCGCGGTGGCCGCTGCGTTGGTGCAGCGGGCCGTCGGCGACCGGTTGACGTGTGTATTCGTCGACCACGGTCTGCTGAGGGCGGGGGAGCGTGCGCAGGTTCAGCGTGACTTCGTCGCGGCCACCGGTGCCAATCTGGTCACCGTCGACGTCGCCGACCGGTTCCTGGAAGCACTGTCCGGGGTGACCGACCCCGAGGGTAAGCGCAAGATCATCGGCAGGCAGTTCATCCGTGCCTTTGAAGGTGCGGTCCGAGACATCGTGGGGGACACCGGTTCTGAGGTCGATTATCTGGTGCAGGGCACGCTGTATCCCGACGTGGTGGAGTCCGGCGGCGGGTCGGGAACTGCGAACATCAAGAGCCACCACAACGTCGGCGGGCTGCCCGACGACCTGAAGTTCAAACTGGTCGAGCCGCTACGGCTGCTGTTCAAAGACGAGGTGCGCGCGGTTGGCCGCGAGCTGGGATTGCCTGAGGAAATCGTTGCGCGCCAACCCTTCCCGGGGCCGGGCTTGGGCATCCGGATTGTCGGTGAGGTGACCGCGCAGCGACTTGAGACGCTGCGGCGGGCCGACTCGATCGCGCGGGAGGAACTGACGTCCGCAGGGCTGGACCACCAGATCTGGCAGTGCCCCGTGGTGCTGCTCGCCGGAGTTCGTTCCGTGGGGGTGCAGGGCGATGGGCGGACCTATGGTCACCCGATCGTGCTGCGCCCGGTGTCCAGCGAGGACGCGATGACCGCGGACTGGACGCGAGTGCCCTACGAAGTGCTCGAACGCATCTCGACACGCATCACCAACGAGGTCCGCGAGGTGAACCGCGTCGTGCTGGACATCACCAGCAAGCCGCCGGGCACCATCGAATGGGAATGATCAGACGTCGGCGTCCGGGGGCGGTTCCTTCTCGATGAACTCGCCGAGGATCTGACCGACCGTCGACTCGATGGTCGATTCGATGGAGAAGGCCAGCGTGGCCGAGACCGCCGACACAGCCTGGGTGCGGAACCGCACCAGCATCGTAATGAGCTCGGCCACTTCGGTATCCGGCGGAAGCGCGGCGCCCGGGTTGACCCGGTGCAGTACCTCCTCGATGCCGGCCTGCACGAGCAGTCCGCTGATCTGATCGAGCAGCGGTGAGATCTGCTCGTGCAGGTCGATCAGTTTGTCGGTCGCGACACCGTACTGCCTGATCTCGTTGAACGCCTCGATCAGCTTGGGGCGCACCACGACCGCCTCGCCGTCTTCCAGCTTGATCACGCCCAGTCCCACCATGCGGTCGAATCCCGGATCGTCGTCGACCAGCCGGCGCGCGTCGGCGACGCTCATCCGCTCGGGCTTCTCCGTCGCCCAGCTACCCGCGATCGCCGATTCGATGCCCAGCATGTCGCCCAGGTTCTTGCCCTGCTCCCAGG
The sequence above is drawn from the Mycobacterium gallinarum genome and encodes:
- a CDS encoding beta-phosphoglucomutase family hydrolase → MLGLPERIRATLFDLDGVLTDTASVHKKAWKLMFDNFLEAQAEQAGTQFVPFDVDSDYLKYVDGKKREDGVRSFLASRGITLPDGAPDDAPDAQTVFGLGNRKNEAFQHTLQTDGVEVFDGSRRYLEAVVNAGFGTAVVSSSANTRQVLELTGLDKFVQQRVDGVTLREQNIAGKPAPDSFLRAAELLGVTPAEAAVFEDALSGVEAGRAGDFGYVVGVDRVGHAEALRRNGADVVVADLAELMSR
- a CDS encoding MerR family transcriptional regulator, which encodes MTNPPEKPPRQQAGAISAILKSLRRAPRRVRRGSRDVIETAVSQLFDAAVLHPHPESTSGEYRIDELARLAGTTTRNIRVYRDRGLLHPPLRVGRIALFNDTHLTRLRLITSMLNRGYNIAHVHEMLSAWEQGKNLGDMLGIESAIAGSWATEKPERMSVADARRLVDDDPGFDRMVGLGVIKLEDGEAVVVRPKLIEAFNEIRQYGVATDKLIDLHEQISPLLDQISGLLVQAGIEEVLHRVNPGAALPPDTEVAELITMLVRFRTQAVSAVSATLAFSIESTIESTVGQILGEFIEKEPPPDADV
- the guaA gene encoding glutamine-hydrolyzing GMP synthase → MTTGSPRPVLVVDFGAQYAQLIARRVREARVYSEVIPHTATVEEIKARDPQAIVLSGGPASVYEDGAPQLNAEVFDLGVPVFGICYGFQAMAQALGGTVARTGTSEFGRTELEVTGGDLHSDLPTTQPVWMSHGDAVTVAPEGFDVVATSSGAPVAAFENRAKGLAGVQYHPEVMHTPHGQQILSRFLHEFAGIDSTWTPANIADALVEQVREQIGDGRAICGLSGGVDSAVAAALVQRAVGDRLTCVFVDHGLLRAGERAQVQRDFVAATGANLVTVDVADRFLEALSGVTDPEGKRKIIGRQFIRAFEGAVRDIVGDTGSEVDYLVQGTLYPDVVESGGGSGTANIKSHHNVGGLPDDLKFKLVEPLRLLFKDEVRAVGRELGLPEEIVARQPFPGPGLGIRIVGEVTAQRLETLRRADSIAREELTSAGLDHQIWQCPVVLLAGVRSVGVQGDGRTYGHPIVLRPVSSEDAMTADWTRVPYEVLERISTRITNEVREVNRVVLDITSKPPGTIEWE
- a CDS encoding glycoside hydrolase family 65 protein, giving the protein MITGENFIVEPWHIRETSLDLSLLDESESLFALSNGHIGMRGNLEEGEPHGLPGTYLNSYYEVRPLPYAEAGFGYPEAGQTIVNVTNGKIVRLLVDDEPFDVRYGDLLEHERVLDLRAGTLTRTAHWRSPAGKQVKIVTTRLVSLAQRSVAAIEYTVEAVDEFTRVTVQSELVANEQLPSSEDDPRVAAVLDKPLEAVGHEHSERGAILLHRTRASQLLMAAAMSHDVEVPGRVEVTTGAGEDWATTTVICGLRPGQRLRIVKYLAYGWSSLRSRPALRDQAAAAVSGARYTGWEGLLKSQREYLDDFWDCADVEVEGDPDSQQAVRFGLFHVLQASARAERRAIPGKGLTGTGYDGHAFWDTEGFVLPLLTYTAPYAAADALRWRASTLDLARERAAQLDLTGAAFPWRTIRGEECSAYWPAGTAGWHVNADIAMAFERYRIVTGDDSLEAECGLAVLVETARLWLSLGHHDRHGVWHIDGVTGPDEYTAVVRDNVFTNLMAAHNLRAAAEACLRHPDRAEGLGVTEAEMADWRTAADDAFIPFDDELGVHPQCAGFTTLREWDFTSNTEYPLLLHEPYVRLYPAQVIKQADLVLAMQWQSHAFTPEQRARNVDYYERRTTRDSSLSACTQAVMCADVGHLELAHDYAYEAALIDLRDLHHNTRDGLHMASLAGAWTALVAGFGGLRDDDGVLSLDPQLPSGISRLRFRLRWRDFRITVDANHKDVTYTVRDGPHSFLTIRHAREEIKLGTDRPTTVALRRREPLLPEPQQPPGREPLRRRML